From Woronichinia naegeliana WA131, the proteins below share one genomic window:
- a CDS encoding ISKra4 family transposase, which produces MSGMAGKEVKNDLLENHGRKVALSYIQRLSEAVGSVVQAKEEAWSYAPPKEDSQIATVGIGLDGTCMLMCEDGYREAMVGTVSLYDSEGERQHTIYLGAAPEYGKKSFLERLEREIERAKNRYPEATLVGIADGAESNWKFLEKQTEEQILDFYHASGYLGALAEALHPNTVSKQKEWLTENCRELKHEKGKAGELLNLMKEVKEEKSHSKNLTEKLQAAITYYENHQHQMDYAEYIEKKYPIGSGVTEAACKTLVKQRLCCSGMRWKEKGAGIILSLRALVLTKERWSQFWAKLDQYGFPVEP; this is translated from the coding sequence ATGTCAGGGATGGCAGGCAAAGAGGTGAAAAATGATTTATTAGAAAATCATGGTAGAAAAGTAGCGCTATCCTATATCCAAAGATTGAGTGAAGCAGTAGGAAGTGTGGTACAGGCAAAAGAAGAAGCGTGGAGTTATGCCCCGCCCAAGGAGGATAGCCAAATTGCAACAGTGGGAATAGGATTAGATGGAACCTGTATGCTGATGTGTGAGGATGGCTACCGTGAAGCAATGGTGGGAACCGTTTCCCTATACGATAGTGAAGGCGAACGTCAACATACAATCTATCTAGGTGCGGCACCAGAGTATGGAAAAAAGAGTTTTCTAGAAAGATTAGAAAGAGAAATTGAGCGAGCGAAAAACCGTTATCCAGAGGCAACATTGGTCGGGATAGCAGACGGGGCAGAATCAAATTGGAAGTTTTTAGAAAAGCAAACGGAAGAACAGATATTAGATTTCTATCATGCCTCTGGTTACTTAGGTGCCTTGGCAGAAGCGTTGCATCCGAATACCGTGTCAAAACAAAAAGAATGGTTGACTGAAAATTGTCGAGAACTCAAGCATGAAAAAGGAAAAGCAGGAGAACTGCTAAATCTGATGAAAGAAGTCAAAGAAGAAAAAAGTCATTCTAAGAATCTTACCGAGAAACTACAAGCAGCGATTACTTATTACGAGAATCATCAGCATCAAATGGATTATGCTGAATACATAGAGAAAAAGTATCCGATTGGTTCAGGTGTTACGGAAGCAGCTTGTAAGACGTTGGTCAAACAACGATTATGTTGTTCAGGGATGCGATGGAAGGAAAAAGGAGCAGGAATTATTTTGAGCCTACGAGCTTTGGTATTGACGAAGGAACGATGGAGTCAATTTTGGGCAAAACTTGATCAATATGGGTTCCCTGTAGAACCCTGA
- a CDS encoding IS630 family transposase — MIKLEFTEEDKRLLSYGRFNHPHPRVQLKMEVLWLKSQGLSHQKIAQFAGVSVNTVTSYIRDYQEGGIEKLKEIKFNRPKSELTEHQGKIEAYFELNPPAKINEAVKRIEELTGIKRSPTQVRKFLKSIGMRCLKVGTIASKADAEAQDSYREKELEPRLEEAKAGKRAVFFVDASHFVMGAFVNFIWCFKRIFIKLPSGRKRFNVLGALNAITHEVIMVTNSSYITGTQVCELLEKIAELGLLIPITLVLDNARYQKCRIVQELAESLGIELLYLPPYSPNLNLIERLWKFVKKKCLYAKYYEDFTQFSAAISGCLEDANVKYKEELDSLLTLRFQRFDKSQIMNV, encoded by the coding sequence ATGATTAAGTTAGAATTTACGGAAGAAGACAAAAGACTGTTGTCTTACGGTCGGTTTAATCACCCGCATCCTAGAGTACAGCTAAAGATGGAAGTTTTATGGTTAAAAAGTCAAGGATTATCTCATCAAAAAATTGCTCAATTCGCAGGAGTTTCAGTAAATACGGTGACAAGCTATATCCGTGATTATCAAGAGGGCGGGATAGAAAAACTAAAAGAAATAAAATTTAATCGCCCGAAAAGCGAGTTAACAGAGCATCAAGGGAAAATTGAGGCATATTTTGAGTTAAATCCACCAGCAAAAATAAATGAAGCAGTAAAAAGAATAGAAGAATTAACGGGAATAAAAAGAAGTCCAACGCAAGTCAGAAAATTTTTAAAGTCAATAGGAATGAGGTGTCTAAAGGTGGGAACAATTGCATCAAAAGCAGATGCAGAAGCTCAGGATAGCTATAGAGAAAAAGAGCTAGAACCAAGGCTAGAAGAGGCAAAAGCAGGAAAAAGGGCAGTTTTCTTTGTAGATGCCTCTCATTTTGTAATGGGAGCATTTGTAAATTTTATATGGTGCTTCAAAAGGATTTTTATTAAGTTACCATCAGGGAGAAAACGTTTTAATGTGTTAGGAGCATTAAATGCAATTACCCATGAAGTAATTATGGTAACGAACAGTTCTTATATTACGGGAACTCAGGTTTGTGAACTCCTAGAAAAGATAGCAGAATTAGGACTATTAATACCGATTACGTTGGTATTAGACAATGCTCGTTATCAAAAATGCCGAATTGTGCAGGAGTTGGCAGAATCATTAGGAATAGAGTTACTGTACTTACCTCCTTATTCTCCTAACTTGAATTTAATTGAAAGACTGTGGAAGTTTGTGAAAAAGAAGTGTTTATACGCAAAATATTATGAAGATTTTACGCAGTTTTCTGCAGCAATTTCAGGATGTCTTGAAGATGCTAACGTAAAATATAAGGAGGAGCTTGATTCTTTGCTCACCTTACGATTTCAACGCTTTGATAAATCTCAGATTATGAACGTTTGA
- a CDS encoding transposase translates to MLEWWTKNFASCELGDERLNNRAFSIGKKLSEGFGKALSEVFKGGNELKRAYEFLGIRKQTLSR, encoded by the coding sequence ATGTTGGAATGGTGGACAAAAAACTTTGCCAGTTGTGAATTGGGAGACGAGAGGCTAAACAATCGTGCCTTCTCGATTGGGAAAAAGTTAAGTGAGGGGTTTGGAAAAGCCTTATCAGAAGTGTTTAAGGGAGGAAACGAGTTAAAGAGGGCCTATGAATTTTTGGGAATCCGAAAACAGACTTTGTCAAGATAA
- a CDS encoding IS4 family transposase, with translation MTTAAVEEYKIMLSVGDTTFLDYRNIKEKREGYGPTGKGGNGLILHSALAIEPEKGQVLGLLWQKLWNREVKEKPPTDETAKQKKERQKEQRKAARQRPFEEKESYKWVEALNTCEKQVESSTRVIHVFDREGDVSEVFDSVRQLKHTGVLVRASHNRSLDKNSERLWQHLESEPIRFHQEIEIPSTGKRKARKVKLAVRFCSVNLRTPYRFDNRDPLNVYAVYATEIDCPEGETPLSWMLLTTEVVETIEMAVTILRWYTYRWRVEEFHKVLKSGCQSERYRLASDGMKTLLGFLSVIAVELLHVTYLHRTQPDALAIEILNPLQLQVLKAAASQKLPPILTVAWAVESVAFLGGYLEHRRKTPLGIQVLWRGWLKLHDLCQGWQLAIRT, from the coding sequence ATGACAACTGCCGCCGTAGAAGAATATAAGATAATGCTATCAGTCGGAGATACGACCTTCTTAGATTATCGCAATATCAAGGAAAAAAGGGAAGGGTATGGGCCGACTGGAAAAGGAGGGAATGGATTAATACTGCATAGTGCTTTAGCAATTGAGCCAGAAAAAGGACAAGTATTAGGTTTATTATGGCAAAAACTGTGGAATAGGGAGGTAAAAGAAAAGCCCCCAACAGATGAAACGGCGAAGCAGAAAAAAGAAAGACAGAAAGAACAAAGAAAAGCAGCTCGTCAAAGACCATTTGAGGAAAAAGAATCCTACAAATGGGTAGAGGCTCTAAACACCTGTGAGAAACAGGTAGAAAGTTCAACGAGGGTAATTCATGTATTTGACAGAGAAGGAGATGTTTCAGAAGTCTTTGACTCAGTGCGTCAACTCAAGCATACAGGAGTGCTGGTCAGAGCGTCTCATAATCGTAGTTTAGACAAAAATAGTGAACGACTTTGGCAACATTTGGAATCAGAACCGATTCGTTTTCATCAAGAAATCGAGATTCCGAGTACAGGAAAAAGAAAAGCACGGAAGGTTAAGCTTGCCGTCCGATTTTGCTCAGTTAATCTACGAACTCCCTATCGTTTTGATAATCGTGACCCGTTGAATGTCTATGCTGTTTATGCGACAGAAATCGATTGTCCCGAAGGCGAAACTCCTTTATCTTGGATGCTTCTGACTACAGAAGTTGTTGAGACTATTGAGATGGCTGTCACTATTCTTCGTTGGTACACCTACCGATGGCGGGTTGAAGAATTTCATAAAGTCCTTAAGTCTGGTTGTCAGAGTGAGCGTTATCGACTTGCCTCTGATGGAATGAAAACTCTTTTGGGTTTTTTAAGTGTCATTGCTGTTGAACTTTTACACGTTACTTATCTTCATCGTACCCAGCCCGATGCTCTCGCGATTGAAATTCTTAATCCTCTTCAACTTCAGGTGTTAAAAGCAGCCGCCTCTCAAAAACTTCCCCCTATTTTGACTGTTGCTTGGGCTGTCGAGTCTGTTGCTTTTCTTGGTGGTTATCTTGAACATCGTCGTAAAACTCCTCTCGGTATCCAAGTCCTTTGGCGCGGTTGGTTGAAGTTGCATGACCTTTGCCAAGGCTGGCAGCTTGCAATCCGCACTTAA
- a CDS encoding ISAs1 family transposase, translating to MAKGFGARVLTPQQEKEVKIIKRSILKHFQCLKEPRTGRRQDHNLTAIVTIGILAVLSGADGFVAIEAYGKAKREWLEMFLELPKGIPSHDTFGRVFGMLETEELEKSFLSWISSLTEKMDIELIQIDGKTKRGSYDREKGLNALHSISAWSSERGLMLAQKKVDSKSNEIKAVPLLLKLLNIKGAVVTLDAMGTQTEIAKQIKQGEGDYVLALKGNQGKLNKQVRDWFKQAVAQNWQGIEYSYHEKTEKGHYRLETRQVWTVSINQLSALHRQNQWVGLATVVMVKSKTQFGHKTTETFRYYISSLPTDAERHSHAAILNLKNQEELVAGRESNGSSIKSRRCCQLSKTK from the coding sequence ATGGCAAAAGGCTTCGGCGCAAGAGTTCTAACCCCACAACAAGAAAAAGAAGTCAAAATTATCAAAAGAAGCATACTGAAACATTTTCAGTGCCTAAAAGAACCGAGAACAGGGAGAAGGCAAGACCATAACTTAACAGCAATTGTCACCATAGGAATATTGGCAGTATTGTCAGGGGCAGATGGCTTCGTAGCAATTGAAGCCTATGGCAAAGCCAAACGAGAATGGCTAGAAATGTTTCTAGAGTTACCAAAGGGAATTCCCTCTCACGATACCTTTGGAAGAGTATTTGGAATGTTGGAAACAGAAGAACTAGAAAAAAGTTTTCTGAGCTGGATAAGCAGTCTAACGGAGAAAATGGACATAGAGCTGATACAGATAGATGGAAAAACGAAAAGAGGTTCTTATGATAGGGAAAAAGGACTAAATGCGTTACACAGCATAAGTGCGTGGAGTAGTGAGCGGGGACTGATGTTAGCGCAAAAGAAAGTAGATAGTAAATCTAATGAAATAAAAGCAGTCCCCTTGTTACTGAAGTTACTTAACATCAAGGGGGCAGTAGTAACCCTAGATGCAATGGGAACGCAGACAGAAATCGCAAAACAAATAAAGCAAGGTGAAGGTGACTATGTATTGGCTCTCAAAGGAAATCAGGGCAAACTTAATAAACAAGTTAGGGATTGGTTTAAACAAGCGGTCGCTCAGAACTGGCAAGGAATTGAATACAGTTATCATGAGAAGACAGAAAAAGGACATTACCGTTTAGAAACTCGTCAAGTCTGGACAGTGTCAATCAATCAGCTTTCCGCATTGCATCGCCAAAATCAGTGGGTCGGTTTAGCAACTGTTGTGATGGTTAAAAGTAAAACTCAATTCGGTCATAAAACAACAGAGACGTTTCGCTATTATATTAGCAGTCTTCCTACGGATGCCGAACGTCATAGCCATGCAGCAATTCTAAATTTGAAAAATCAGGAGGAATTAGTGGCGGGCAGAGAGTCAAATGGCTCAAGCATAAAATCAAGAAGGTGTTGCCAGCTATCAAAGACAAAATAG
- a CDS encoding DUF4277 domain-containing protein yields MTQLTVKNLDHLGIIAAIVDELGIVDYINQQLGEKDTTKISAGLVVKAMILNGLGFINSPLYLFSQFFKDKPLEHLLGKGNLT; encoded by the coding sequence ATGACTCAACTAACCGTTAAAAATCTCGACCATTTAGGCATCATCGCCGCTATCGTTGATGAGCTAGGCATTGTGGACTATATTAATCAACAACTTGGAGAAAAAGACACCACTAAAATAAGTGCAGGTCTAGTCGTTAAGGCAATGATTCTCAATGGCTTAGGATTTATCAACTCTCCCTTATATCTGTTCAGTCAGTTTTTTAAAGATAAACCCCTAGAACATCTCTTAGGCAAAGGCAATCTGACCTGA
- a CDS encoding AAA family ATPase — protein sequence MRIEQLEVKNFRCLEDISINFPDNNIAVIVGINGAGKTTILDCLKIVLSSIINQLIQLEIKKDFVLQDIIGSLTIIEQDEIHYTAESSQLDAVIKENDEHTITVLCTAKILEEDNSESTTSNITGVNYIEQYSQDSYQNFPLFVYYHDRPIDYYHNKHRKQIKQYTKPLKIYFDKQQLNIYRGCMQADLDDFYEFTQWFERKENFEKERRISENPNYRISSLEAVRKTFEKLLSNLTSIPFSDLRIVSNSRDRVFPFRRRIPNPTLVISKDNQDFKLDQLSSGEKRLLMLATDLARRLAIANPGLGENAWQGEGIVLIDEIDLHLHPQWQRRVLPALTKTFPNCQFIVTTHSPQVLSEVPKESVFILEDGKLIEYSPHTIGRDSNSILYEIFGVKERPEWSQQKIDDCLRLIDDENWNEAREALEELSNLFGNNDTAVVQAQTIFHFMED from the coding sequence GTGCGTATTGAACAATTAGAGGTTAAAAATTTTCGCTGCTTAGAGGATATTTCGATAAATTTTCCTGATAATAACATCGCAGTAATTGTTGGTATTAATGGAGCAGGAAAAACCACTATTTTAGATTGTCTAAAAATAGTCTTAAGCTCGATCATTAATCAATTAATTCAACTGGAAATAAAAAAAGATTTTGTTTTGCAAGATATTATTGGGAGTTTAACAATCATTGAACAAGATGAAATTCATTACACAGCAGAATCTTCGCAGTTAGATGCTGTTATTAAAGAGAATGATGAACATACAATTACAGTTTTATGTACAGCAAAAATTTTAGAAGAAGATAATTCTGAATCGACCACTTCAAACATTACAGGAGTTAATTATATTGAACAATACTCTCAAGATTCTTATCAAAATTTTCCTCTCTTTGTCTATTACCATGACAGACCTATAGACTATTACCATAACAAACATAGAAAACAAATAAAACAATATACAAAACCTTTAAAAATATATTTTGACAAACAGCAGTTAAATATTTATCGGGGCTGTATGCAAGCCGATCTGGATGATTTTTATGAATTTACTCAATGGTTTGAAAGAAAAGAAAATTTTGAAAAGGAAAGACGAATAAGTGAAAATCCTAATTACAGAATTTCTAGCTTAGAAGCTGTTCGCAAAACATTTGAAAAATTGCTCAGTAATCTAACAAGTATTCCTTTTTCTGATTTACGTATTGTTAGCAATTCTAGGGATCGAGTTTTCCCATTTAGACGGAGGATTCCTAATCCAACTCTAGTAATTAGCAAAGATAACCAAGATTTTAAACTTGATCAATTATCAAGTGGGGAAAAAAGGTTATTAATGTTAGCGACTGATCTTGCTCGACGCTTGGCGATCGCCAACCCAGGACTAGGAGAAAATGCCTGGCAAGGGGAAGGAATTGTCTTAATTGATGAAATTGATTTACATCTTCATCCCCAGTGGCAACGACGAGTATTACCTGCCCTGACAAAAACGTTTCCTAACTGTCAATTTATTGTTACGACTCACTCTCCCCAGGTATTAAGTGAAGTCCCTAAAGAAAGTGTTTTTATTTTAGAAGATGGAAAATTAATAGAGTATTCTCCCCATACTATTGGCCGCGATAGTAATTCAATTTTGTATGAAATTTTTGGTGTTAAAGAAAGACCAGAATGGTCTCAACAAAAAATTGACGATTGTTTAAGATTAATAGATGATGAAAATTGGAATGAAGCCAGAGAAGCTCTAGAAGAGCTATCAAATTTGTTTGGAAACAATGATACTGCTGTTGTTCAAGCACAAACTATATTTCATTTTATGGAGGATTAA
- a CDS encoding type II toxin-antitoxin system RelE/ParE family toxin codes for MEAQPKEIQIYVTTKGNCPFEEWLNTLKDQKAVLKIDHRLRRVRLGNLGDYKSVGDGIFEFRIDYGSGYRIYFGQRGTRLILLLCGGDKSTQQKDINLAKLYWKDYANRQNSPN; via the coding sequence CTAAAGAAATTCAAATCTACGTTACCACCAAAGGGAATTGTCCTTTTGAAGAATGGTTAAATACTTTAAAAGATCAAAAAGCCGTTTTAAAAATTGATCATCGTCTGAGGCGAGTTCGCTTAGGTAATTTAGGCGACTACAAGTCTGTCGGAGATGGCATTTTTGAGTTCAGGATTGATTATGGTTCTGGCTATCGCATCTATTTTGGTCAAAGAGGAACAAGACTTATTTTGTTGCTTTGTGGTGGTGATAAAAGTACCCAACAAAAAGATATTAATCTAGCAAAACTCTATTGGAAAGATTATGCAAACCGTCAAAACAGCCCCAACTAA